Proteins encoded by one window of Vibrio algicola:
- a CDS encoding rolling circle replication-associated protein, whose amino-acid sequence MKFNDLAYIAGAVMPHDKIKENNASYDTGFFGSNSYDWMKSELDKIRAHEQICFQRTKHIREAAAGTAERHRLVKGRKSPTRYLRERRAKQDAILRLLKRTTRPSFIEISPESNGAYYELYETAERNETRIFNQNGKRALAEQDNSPISMQLQHREWNNTYKFQAITATSPTNAPDVNVGERFTEKLTPRSVSRIFEASAYTAQCHGGFTTFLTPTFSKEQRLAIFGGMTDGTGYQNAGEHHPILYKRNMVTTRAGKREKKYMDPVCDIAGEYWTIPTKENTVSKRMNMGGEIAGDYCDIRFKPPQAFTMEKTLETTIGKEVSRFLDGLKKIYQRGWIADHTRRADKETGAPYSDLAALKIPGHTNPSEFGPTNIPGDFHYIWVAECPANEDGEPNPHVHILLRWDVPHHQFSPWARRIEKVWGHGTVKIEKIKKPKAAGTYIIKAVGYAAKGDNGSQGLIRGNRYGIASCSRAPNWECLASFDAGNMIAVIKEMGYKLEQWKKPLRRQVNKLHYAKDQTIKAKAIAKKQGKPEETLKKMQARIIRLEKLAEKTNHEIKARGVHVSSDNRFCITFEGEDAAQKVDQFMFWAAGARNWEMKGRDVDLTDIKKAADEQFSGEYQRHRDNQCYWKAVLKSPPPPDVSDDERERQLSYYHQLREQNEREIYHA is encoded by the coding sequence ATGAAATTTAATGATCTCGCTTATATCGCTGGGGCCGTGATGCCCCACGATAAAATCAAAGAAAACAATGCCAGTTATGATACTGGTTTTTTTGGATCTAATTCTTATGACTGGATGAAAAGCGAACTAGATAAGATTCGTGCCCACGAACAGATCTGTTTCCAACGCACAAAACACATCCGCGAAGCGGCTGCCGGAACGGCAGAAAGACATAGGCTAGTCAAAGGGCGCAAAAGTCCGACACGTTATTTGAGAGAGAGACGAGCCAAGCAGGATGCGATTTTAAGGCTCCTGAAACGAACCACTCGCCCATCGTTCATAGAAATCAGTCCGGAGTCTAACGGTGCTTATTACGAGTTGTACGAAACCGCAGAGCGCAACGAAACACGCATTTTTAATCAGAACGGCAAGCGAGCACTGGCCGAGCAAGACAATTCGCCAATCTCAATGCAGCTACAGCACCGCGAATGGAACAACACCTATAAATTTCAGGCGATCACCGCAACGTCACCAACCAACGCACCAGACGTAAACGTTGGCGAGCGGTTTACCGAAAAACTAACGCCGAGATCGGTAAGTAGAATCTTCGAAGCCTCAGCCTATACCGCCCAATGCCACGGCGGGTTTACTACATTCCTAACCCCGACGTTCTCAAAAGAACAGCGATTGGCAATTTTTGGCGGCATGACAGACGGAACCGGATACCAGAACGCAGGCGAACACCACCCGATATTATACAAACGCAACATGGTCACCACTCGCGCAGGTAAGCGAGAAAAAAAATACATGGACCCAGTGTGTGACATCGCCGGAGAATACTGGACCATTCCAACCAAAGAAAACACAGTGTCAAAGCGCATGAACATGGGCGGAGAAATCGCCGGTGATTATTGCGATATACGATTCAAACCGCCGCAAGCCTTCACAATGGAAAAAACACTAGAAACAACAATAGGGAAAGAAGTATCAAGATTTTTAGACGGCCTTAAAAAAATATATCAGCGCGGCTGGATTGCTGATCACACTCGTCGAGCAGACAAAGAAACGGGCGCACCTTACAGTGATTTAGCCGCACTAAAAATACCAGGTCACACCAACCCTAGTGAATTTGGACCAACAAATATCCCCGGTGATTTTCACTACATTTGGGTAGCAGAATGTCCAGCGAACGAAGACGGAGAACCGAACCCACACGTGCATATTTTATTGCGTTGGGATGTGCCGCATCATCAATTTAGCCCGTGGGCTAGGCGAATCGAAAAAGTATGGGGGCACGGAACTGTCAAGATAGAGAAAATCAAAAAGCCAAAAGCCGCAGGCACTTACATCATCAAAGCAGTGGGTTATGCGGCAAAAGGCGACAACGGCAGCCAAGGGCTAATTCGTGGTAATCGTTACGGCATCGCCAGCTGTTCACGCGCCCCAAATTGGGAGTGCCTCGCCTCATTCGATGCCGGAAACATGATCGCAGTCATCAAAGAAATGGGATACAAACTCGAGCAATGGAAAAAGCCATTGAGGCGGCAAGTCAACAAACTGCATTACGCAAAAGACCAAACCATCAAGGCCAAAGCTATCGCCAAAAAACAGGGTAAGCCAGAAGAAACACTTAAGAAAATGCAGGCGAGAATCATCCGTCTCGAAAAGTTGGCCGAAAAAACCAATCACGAAATAAAAGCGCGTGGTGTGCATGTGAGTTCAGACAACCGATTCTGCATCACGTTCGAGGGCGAAGACGCCGCCCAAAAAGTAGACCAATTCATGTTTTGGGCCGCAGGCGCAAGAAATTGGGAGATGAAAGGGCGAGACGTGGACTTAACCGATATAAAAAAAGCCGCCGATGAACAGTTTAGTGGTGAGTATCAACGACATCGAGACAACCAATGCTACTGGAAAGCCGTATTAAAATCGCCGCCACCGCCAGACGTCAGTGACGATGAGCGAGAACGGCAACTCAGTTACTACCACCAATTACGAGAGCAAAACGAAAGGGAAATCTACCATGCCTAA
- a CDS encoding 3'-5' exonuclease, which yields MKKHIMLDLETMGNSSNAAIVSIGAVVFDPTTGDLGKEFECHIDLESAEKYGKIDGSTVKWWLQQSEEARKETFGKPDVSIGYALHQLNDWLTSIGKPKELAVWGNGAGFDNVILMNAYKATGVIPRFVHWNDLDVRTIVEMGKSILQIDPKKTMVRQGTHHSALNDAKFQAQYVSEIWMNFAEGDQ from the coding sequence ATGAAAAAACACATCATGTTAGACCTAGAAACAATGGGCAACTCAAGCAACGCGGCCATTGTCAGCATTGGCGCGGTCGTGTTTGACCCAACCACCGGTGATTTAGGTAAAGAATTTGAGTGCCATATTGATCTAGAAAGTGCCGAGAAATACGGAAAAATTGACGGCTCAACAGTTAAGTGGTGGCTACAGCAAAGCGAAGAAGCCAGAAAAGAAACATTCGGTAAACCAGACGTTTCAATTGGATATGCATTGCATCAGCTTAATGACTGGCTAACGAGCATTGGAAAACCTAAAGAATTAGCTGTTTGGGGAAATGGCGCAGGTTTTGATAACGTGATTTTAATGAACGCCTACAAAGCAACGGGAGTGATTCCTCGCTTTGTACACTGGAATGATTTAGACGTGCGAACCATCGTAGAGATGGGGAAATCAATACTACAAATTGATCCAAAGAAAACCATGGTTCGCCAAGGCACCCACCATTCCGCTTTAAACGATGCCAAGTTTCAAGCGCAATACGTGTCTGAAATTTGGATGAACTTTGCGGAGGGTGACCAATGA
- a CDS encoding DUF4406 domain-containing protein: MKLYLAGPMSGYENDNKFEFYVTALELRAQYRDHIIINPAVLPSGLEQHEYMDICCAMVRACEGIVLLEGWECSLGATAEYYLAKKLGKKVFSVEGDILIALEP, translated from the coding sequence ATGAAACTCTACCTTGCGGGCCCAATGTCAGGCTATGAAAATGACAACAAATTCGAGTTTTATGTCACCGCACTTGAACTCCGCGCACAATATCGTGATCACATCATCATCAACCCTGCAGTTTTACCCAGTGGCCTAGAGCAACACGAATACATGGATATTTGCTGCGCCATGGTTCGCGCGTGTGAAGGCATCGTATTATTAGAGGGTTGGGAATGCAGCCTAGGCGCAACCGCAGAATATTACCTCGCCAAAAAACTGGGTAAGAAAGTGTTTAGCGTAGAGGGGGATATATTAATCGCATTAGAACCCTGA
- a CDS encoding ogr/Delta-like zinc finger family protein, translating into MRVLCPECGEKSRIHKSNRLDPKFTDLYCSCSDPECGHSFVMNLSYSHTLSPSAKTTSQMAFSLAAALPPEQRKQLQQQLSIL; encoded by the coding sequence ATGCGTGTATTGTGCCCCGAGTGCGGTGAGAAAAGCCGTATTCATAAATCGAACAGATTAGACCCTAAATTTACGGATTTATATTGCAGTTGTAGTGACCCCGAGTGCGGCCACTCTTTTGTGATGAATCTCAGTTATTCTCATACGTTAAGCCCTTCGGCTAAGACGACTTCCCAAATGGCGTTTTCGTTGGCGGCTGCGTTGCCACCCGAACAACGCAAACAGCTACAGCAACAACTTTCTATTCTTTAG
- a CDS encoding phage portal protein, which produces MANKKKFSANKSADSGKVITGEPEQADHSTYSLDPSYEAVDSSSWLTQYCGLFYNHAGDYWQPPISRKGLADIANANAYHGSLLKARSNYVTARFQTGGNMRRRELNAFVYDYMLCGDAALVKLRNRLGRVVGLAPIPSIYLRQRKNGDFCQLLRNDDNDYLDTEDIALYQQSYAAKDVIFLPQYDPQQQIYGLPDYMGGLQSALLNRDATLFRRRYYKNGAHMGFIFYATDPNLSVADEEMLKEKIASSKGVGNFQSMFVNIPNGAEKGIQLIPVGDIATKDEFERIKNITAQDILTAHRFPTGKAGIIPQGIAAQSDPLKTDWVYTKDETLLVCQLIMDEVNRDPEIPASLKMVFDLGNEMVG; this is translated from the coding sequence ATGGCGAACAAGAAAAAGTTTTCGGCAAATAAAAGCGCAGACAGCGGAAAGGTGATCACGGGCGAACCGGAACAGGCCGATCATTCAACTTACAGCCTCGACCCGAGTTATGAAGCGGTCGATTCTAGCAGTTGGCTTACTCAATATTGCGGTTTGTTTTATAACCACGCTGGGGATTATTGGCAGCCGCCGATTTCACGCAAGGGTTTGGCAGACATTGCAAACGCCAATGCTTACCACGGCAGTTTGTTGAAGGCGCGATCGAATTATGTGACGGCGAGATTTCAAACCGGTGGCAACATGCGCCGCCGCGAATTAAATGCGTTTGTTTATGATTACATGCTGTGCGGCGATGCGGCGTTGGTAAAATTGCGTAACCGCCTTGGTCGTGTTGTGGGTTTGGCGCCCATTCCGAGTATTTATTTACGCCAACGCAAGAACGGGGATTTTTGCCAATTGCTGCGTAATGATGATAACGATTATTTGGATACCGAAGATATTGCGCTGTATCAACAAAGTTATGCGGCCAAAGATGTTATTTTTTTGCCGCAGTACGATCCCCAACAGCAAATTTATGGCCTGCCCGATTATATGGGCGGCTTGCAAAGTGCATTGTTAAACCGTGATGCAACCTTGTTCCGCCGCCGTTATTACAAAAACGGTGCGCACATGGGCTTTATTTTTTACGCGACCGACCCCAATTTATCGGTGGCCGATGAAGAAATGCTGAAAGAGAAGATCGCAAGCTCTAAGGGTGTGGGTAATTTCCAAAGCATGTTTGTGAATATTCCAAATGGTGCGGAAAAAGGGATCCAGTTGATACCGGTTGGCGATATTGCGACTAAAGATGAATTCGAGCGGATTAAGAATATTACCGCGCAAGATATTTTGACCGCGCACCGGTTCCCAACTGGTAAAGCGGGGATTATTCCGCAAGGTATTGCGGCGCAGTCGGACCCATTGAAAACGGATTGGGTTTATACCAAAGATGAAACGCTGTTGGTGTGCCAGCTGATCATGGATGAAGTGAACCGCGACCCCGAGATTCCAGCGTCGCTTAAAATGGTGTTTGATTTGGGGAATGAGATGGTGGGTTAG
- a CDS encoding terminase large subunit domain-containing protein produces MAYSPEIRQAARSLYLKSWTPKDIATELKLGNERIVYYWADKYGWRDMLREYTVEDAITHQILALLEINEPSKAQLDKLDRLIAHDVKLKKMRVDAQAKEIRAQSGNQSKSSNQHKSNKNKGSNDASDTDVGSKKKGKGTKNNISELTAESFHEFHESLFEYQHTMRNNKHQRIRNILKSRQVGATYYFAFEALEDAILTGDNQIFLSASRAQAEVFRSYITNIAKEWLDIDLTGNPIILSNGAELRFLSTNSKTAQSYHGHVYVDEYFWIPKFDELNKLASAMATHKKWRKTYFSTPSAKTHQAYQFWTGDQWRVGRDSRAKVEFPTMDEYRDGGRLCPDKQWRYVVTIEDAAKGGCDLFDIDELRDEYSKDDFDNLFMCVFVDGSLSVFKFSHLERAMCDSSHWTDFDINAGRPFDSREVWLGYDPSRTRDNACLVVMAPPVVAVEKFRVLEKHYWKGLNFQYQADQISKVFERYNVTYLGIDITGIGGGVWDLLSKKHPREARAIHYSQESKNRLVMKMIDVVEDNRLSFDADHKDLAMAFMAIKRVTTSSGNSLTFKADRSDVTGHADGFWAIAHAVINEPLDYKDARKSTWS; encoded by the coding sequence ATGGCATACAGCCCCGAGATACGACAAGCCGCGCGCTCGCTTTATTTAAAAAGCTGGACGCCGAAAGATATTGCGACCGAGTTGAAGCTGGGTAATGAGCGCATTGTTTATTACTGGGCGGATAAATACGGCTGGCGCGATATGTTGCGCGAGTACACGGTGGAAGATGCGATCACACACCAAATTTTGGCGTTGCTTGAGATTAACGAACCGAGCAAGGCACAGCTGGACAAATTGGATCGGCTGATTGCGCATGATGTGAAGCTGAAGAAAATGCGAGTGGATGCGCAGGCCAAAGAGATCCGCGCGCAATCGGGCAATCAAAGCAAGTCTAGTAATCAGCATAAATCGAATAAAAACAAAGGCTCGAATGATGCGAGCGACACGGATGTCGGCAGCAAAAAGAAAGGTAAAGGCACTAAAAATAACATTAGCGAATTAACGGCTGAGTCTTTTCACGAGTTTCATGAGTCGCTGTTTGAATATCAACATACGATGCGTAATAACAAGCATCAACGCATTCGTAATATTTTAAAATCACGCCAAGTCGGGGCCACGTATTATTTTGCGTTTGAGGCATTGGAAGATGCGATACTAACGGGTGACAATCAAATTTTCCTTTCTGCCTCTCGTGCTCAAGCGGAAGTTTTCCGATCGTACATCACTAACATTGCTAAAGAATGGTTGGATATTGATTTAACCGGTAACCCGATCATTTTATCCAACGGCGCGGAACTGCGTTTTTTATCGACTAACTCGAAAACGGCGCAGTCGTATCATGGTCATGTGTATGTCGATGAATATTTTTGGATCCCCAAGTTTGATGAATTAAACAAATTAGCCTCGGCCATGGCGACGCATAAGAAGTGGCGTAAAACGTACTTTTCTACGCCTTCCGCTAAGACGCACCAAGCGTATCAGTTTTGGACTGGTGACCAATGGCGCGTTGGTCGTGACTCTCGCGCGAAAGTTGAATTTCCGACAATGGATGAATACCGCGACGGTGGCCGCTTATGCCCGGATAAACAGTGGCGTTACGTTGTTACGATTGAAGATGCGGCAAAAGGCGGTTGTGATTTATTTGATATTGATGAATTGCGCGATGAGTACAGCAAAGACGATTTCGACAATCTGTTTATGTGCGTGTTTGTTGATGGTTCGCTGTCGGTGTTTAAGTTCAGTCATTTAGAACGGGCGATGTGTGATTCGTCGCATTGGACCGATTTTGACATTAATGCCGGGCGGCCTTTTGATAGCCGTGAAGTTTGGCTAGGTTATGACCCATCACGAACGCGAGATAATGCGTGCTTGGTGGTGATGGCCCCGCCTGTTGTGGCGGTGGAAAAATTCCGCGTGTTAGAAAAGCATTATTGGAAGGGGTTAAATTTTCAGTACCAAGCCGATCAAATCAGTAAGGTTTTCGAGCGTTATAACGTGACCTATTTGGGTATTGATATAACGGGCATTGGTGGCGGTGTGTGGGATTTACTGAGCAAGAAGCACCCACGCGAAGCGCGCGCAATTCACTATTCACAAGAAAGCAAAAATCGATTGGTGATGAAGATGATTGATGTGGTTGAAGATAACCGATTGTCTTTTGATGCCGATCATAAAGATTTAGCGATGGCATTTATGGCGATTAAGCGCGTTACGACCTCAAGCGGTAATTCCCTCACTTTTAAAGCAGATCGCAGTGATGTAACGGGCCATGCCGATGGGTTTTGGGCGATTGCTCATGCGGTGATAAATGAGCCGTTGGATTATAAAGACGCACGCAAATCAACTTGGAGTTAA
- a CDS encoding GPO family capsid scaffolding protein, protein MPKTSDWKIVATEGATVDGRAITANWIKDMADSYSVDEYAALIWPEHYRSAWSIFEGKNWGTVEELKQAKQGGKLRLFAKITPNQYLLDANADGQKLFTSIEPNPDYKGQGQCYLMGLAVTDSPASSGTTRLKFSKDSEHEYSELESLDLTEYFTVDQNGLAKAFSTLANFFKTGGELPQPNAHANQSQEEIKVNEEQLKAIFAEQFKTLKTELKDELKQEFATQAPAPVVEEAPQQFTAADLSAELEKQLKPLNDQVTELKDKFAKLEEEAPGQRPNNTGGGEDNKYSLI, encoded by the coding sequence ATGCCAAAGACCAGTGATTGGAAAATCGTCGCAACAGAAGGGGCCACTGTAGATGGTCGCGCCATTACCGCCAACTGGATAAAAGACATGGCCGATTCATATTCTGTTGATGAATATGCCGCATTAATTTGGCCAGAGCATTACCGTTCCGCGTGGTCGATTTTTGAAGGTAAAAACTGGGGAACCGTTGAAGAGTTAAAGCAAGCCAAACAAGGCGGAAAACTTCGCCTATTCGCCAAAATTACACCCAATCAATACTTGCTCGATGCCAATGCAGACGGGCAAAAGCTGTTTACCTCCATCGAACCAAACCCAGATTATAAAGGCCAAGGCCAATGCTATTTGATGGGCCTAGCCGTCACCGATTCGCCTGCCAGTTCGGGCACCACTCGTTTGAAATTCTCAAAAGATAGCGAGCACGAATACAGCGAATTAGAAAGCCTAGACCTAACCGAATATTTCACCGTTGATCAAAACGGACTCGCAAAAGCATTCAGCACATTAGCCAATTTTTTTAAAACAGGTGGGGAACTGCCGCAACCCAACGCACATGCTAATCAATCACAAGAGGAAATCAAAGTGAATGAAGAACAACTAAAAGCCATCTTTGCAGAGCAGTTCAAAACCCTAAAAACTGAACTGAAAGACGAACTCAAGCAAGAATTTGCCACGCAAGCACCTGCGCCAGTGGTGGAAGAAGCGCCACAACAATTCACCGCAGCGGATTTATCGGCAGAGCTTGAAAAGCAACTTAAACCACTTAATGACCAAGTGACCGAGCTAAAAGACAAGTTCGCAAAATTGGAAGAAGAAGCCCCAGGCCAACGCCCGAACAACACCGGCGGCGGTGAAGACAACAAATACAGCTTAATTTAA
- a CDS encoding phage major capsid protein, P2 family translates to MQLNQVARAMLQTYGAQMAEQFGVTTVAEQFAITGPKETALRKKILESSAFLSMINVMDVDQIVGQVVEVGAQGLHTGRKAGGRFTKDGAVTGHDYALVETDSNCSVSWDTLSIWANSGSEGQFMKLLNESAAEAFARDMLRVGFNGTSAAATTNATSKPNGEDVNIGWQALVARDKAAQIITTDVYLDADGGGDYKTLDAMASDLIQTKIAPQFRNDPRLVVLVGADLVAAESARLYDAADKPSEKIAAQNLPYSIAGRKAIVPDFMPGKRMVVTFLSNLQILTQRNTRHRKAKHEEDRKTFENSYLRWEGYAVGNYDCYAAFDESKVNLGPAPVTP, encoded by the coding sequence ATGCAATTGAACCAAGTCGCTCGCGCCATGCTGCAAACCTATGGCGCACAAATGGCGGAACAGTTTGGCGTGACAACCGTTGCCGAGCAATTCGCCATCACAGGCCCCAAAGAAACCGCACTGCGTAAAAAGATTCTAGAATCGTCGGCGTTCCTAAGCATGATCAATGTGATGGACGTAGACCAAATTGTCGGCCAAGTCGTCGAAGTTGGCGCGCAAGGTTTACACACGGGTCGTAAAGCTGGCGGTCGTTTCACTAAAGACGGCGCGGTTACTGGCCATGATTATGCACTGGTTGAGACAGATTCAAACTGTTCTGTGTCGTGGGATACGCTTTCAATTTGGGCGAACTCAGGCAGCGAAGGCCAGTTCATGAAACTGTTGAACGAATCTGCCGCCGAAGCGTTTGCGCGTGACATGTTGCGCGTTGGTTTTAACGGTACATCAGCCGCCGCAACCACCAATGCAACATCTAAACCCAACGGTGAAGATGTCAACATCGGTTGGCAGGCGCTTGTTGCACGAGATAAAGCAGCACAAATCATTACCACGGATGTGTACTTAGATGCAGACGGCGGCGGTGATTACAAAACCCTAGATGCAATGGCGTCTGATCTTATTCAAACCAAAATCGCCCCACAATTTCGCAACGACCCACGTTTAGTCGTGTTAGTTGGTGCTGACTTGGTGGCCGCTGAATCTGCTCGTTTATACGATGCAGCAGACAAGCCAAGCGAGAAAATCGCCGCGCAAAACCTGCCATATTCCATCGCTGGCCGCAAAGCCATCGTGCCGGATTTCATGCCTGGCAAACGCATGGTCGTAACGTTCCTTTCTAATCTGCAAATCTTAACGCAGCGCAACACGCGCCATCGTAAAGCTAAGCACGAAGAAGATCGCAAAACGTTCGAAAACTCATACTTACGCTGGGAAGGTTATGCAGTAGGAAACTACGACTGCTACGCCGCGTTTGATGAAAGCAAGGTGAATTTAGGCCCTGCGCCAGTAACACCATAA
- the gpM gene encoding phage terminase small subunit, with product MRLSPGMRDNLAKRHQVSIATADQQTAVPQASADSLHLKIVELDQDRAELRARFTRVADRVEHKRMVLIPKYAPLAEQFLASGKSYDNPVFSTVLVWLFDVGELEKAIDWCLKSIELDVPTPDYIKRGWPTFCADQVLEWAEANAKHGNSVEPYFSQVADKVTTTWKIHEQIVAKFYKFKGLQLLRNEDGDIAITSVGSVETLNKAKAILKQAEDVYAKAGVASNIKKIDARIRALETGKNL from the coding sequence ATGCGTTTATCACCAGGAATGCGCGACAACTTAGCTAAAAGACATCAAGTGTCCATTGCAACTGCGGACCAACAAACCGCAGTACCGCAAGCAAGCGCCGATAGTCTGCACCTAAAAATTGTCGAACTCGACCAAGACCGCGCCGAACTGCGCGCACGCTTCACCCGAGTTGCAGACCGAGTAGAACACAAACGCATGGTGTTAATCCCGAAGTATGCGCCACTTGCCGAGCAATTTCTCGCAAGTGGCAAATCCTACGACAACCCAGTTTTTAGCACTGTATTGGTGTGGCTGTTTGACGTGGGCGAATTAGAAAAAGCCATCGACTGGTGTTTAAAATCCATCGAGCTAGACGTACCAACGCCAGATTACATAAAACGCGGTTGGCCAACATTCTGCGCCGATCAAGTTTTGGAATGGGCGGAAGCAAACGCCAAACATGGCAACAGCGTAGAACCTTACTTTAGCCAAGTAGCCGATAAGGTAACGACAACTTGGAAGATTCACGAGCAAATCGTCGCCAAGTTTTACAAATTTAAAGGGTTGCAGTTGCTCCGCAATGAAGATGGAGACATTGCAATCACAAGCGTTGGCAGTGTGGAAACACTCAACAAAGCCAAGGCGATATTGAAGCAAGCCGAAGACGTTTACGCAAAAGCGGGCGTGGCCTCCAATATCAAAAAAATAGATGCCAGAATTCGAGCGCTTGAAACGGGTAAGAATCTGTAA
- a CDS encoding head completion/stabilization protein translates to MLTGQGTPTYQDTEITNDGFWPNLNAGDFERRRSTPMAQDAENIQYAIVAAIDSCNIELELLKADYLENGINSAADVTTGATIAGKNALCIQYERAVFARAKADLLPDFATVHQRDAGKDLAERSQETKNELLAESNRIIRNMYGKTRSTVTMI, encoded by the coding sequence ATGCTAACAGGCCAAGGCACACCAACATATCAGGACACCGAAATCACCAATGATGGATTTTGGCCGAATCTGAACGCCGGTGATTTTGAACGCCGCCGCAGCACTCCAATGGCCCAAGACGCCGAAAACATTCAATACGCCATTGTTGCGGCAATTGATAGCTGCAACATCGAACTGGAATTACTCAAAGCCGATTACCTCGAAAACGGCATCAATTCAGCCGCCGACGTCACCACTGGCGCAACCATTGCAGGCAAAAACGCGCTATGCATTCAATACGAGCGCGCCGTATTCGCCAGAGCCAAAGCCGACTTACTTCCCGATTTTGCCACTGTTCACCAACGCGATGCAGGCAAAGACCTAGCCGAACGATCGCAAGAAACAAAAAACGAACTGTTAGCCGAATCAAACCGCATTATTCGCAACATGTACGGCAAAACACGCAGCACGGTGACGATGATATGA
- a CDS encoding phage tail protein, translating to MNKLNSPEQFKQGYMLRMLSEYLNEKLGSGICKRMTTEMDRTELQLTTKNMGQGLNMMVMNYDADIHFESFPFNKFDPATLYAIIGAWLMDNDNRDEYDLADPDVQVAIEDESNAELLITIEFREPIMVVEDPDGLIELGGKSYKIAPYEIWVAENFEMEVIKK from the coding sequence ATGAACAAGTTGAATTCACCTGAACAATTCAAACAAGGCTATATGCTCCGCATGTTATCGGAGTATTTAAATGAAAAGCTGGGCTCAGGCATTTGTAAAAGAATGACAACTGAAATGGACAGAACCGAGCTACAGCTCACTACCAAGAATATGGGGCAAGGCTTGAATATGATGGTGATGAACTATGACGCAGATATTCATTTTGAATCATTTCCATTTAACAAGTTTGATCCAGCAACACTCTACGCAATTATCGGCGCGTGGTTGATGGACAACGACAACCGAGACGAATATGACCTAGCGGATCCAGATGTTCAAGTTGCGATAGAAGATGAAAGTAATGCCGAGCTATTAATCACCATTGAATTCCGTGAGCCCATCATGGTAGTCGAAGACCCAGACGGCCTGATCGAACTGGGAGGCAAAAGCTACAAGATTGCGCCGTATGAAATATGGGTGGCTGAAAACTTTGAAATGGAAGTTATCAAAAAATGA
- a CDS encoding phage virion morphogenesis protein, giving the protein MMTVSYDQRSYLRLQDKLQVLMLPKEGRKKILTEIGKYEKKKTKKDIRSQQSPSGTKWKKRERGNKKMFKKLPKHLKYAQSRNNWEMDFGWLNSIGYVANYHQEGLPQKFRAKEMWKENKKNNRPDPRKTPATRQQAKDLKKLGYKISKYKMTEQDEKDHSREIDKKRREILKKNGGFHNPDKFKYKKVSPTIKWIVANMNMAAANKAIADLEGRKIRNAWQIERPKRELLGVSPRRVAMIIKKELKRQSAS; this is encoded by the coding sequence ATGATGACGGTGAGTTATGACCAAAGAAGTTATTTAAGGCTACAAGACAAGTTACAGGTGCTAATGCTGCCTAAAGAAGGCAGAAAAAAAATACTGACAGAAATTGGTAAATACGAAAAAAAGAAAACGAAAAAAGATATACGTTCTCAGCAGTCACCATCAGGAACGAAATGGAAAAAACGAGAGCGCGGAAATAAAAAAATGTTTAAGAAGCTGCCTAAGCATCTCAAATATGCACAAAGCCGTAATAACTGGGAAATGGATTTTGGGTGGTTAAACAGTATTGGCTATGTAGCAAATTACCACCAAGAAGGGTTGCCACAGAAATTCAGAGCAAAAGAAATGTGGAAAGAGAACAAGAAAAATAACCGCCCAGACCCAAGGAAAACGCCAGCAACACGGCAGCAAGCGAAAGACCTTAAAAAGCTAGGTTACAAAATAAGTAAGTACAAAATGACCGAGCAAGACGAAAAAGACCACTCAAGAGAAATTGATAAAAAGCGAAGAGAAATATTAAAGAAAAATGGCGGGTTTCATAACCCAGATAAGTTTAAGTATAAAAAAGTGTCTCCCACGATTAAGTGGATTGTAGCCAATATGAATATGGCGGCGGCAAACAAAGCAATTGCTGATCTTGAGGGAAGAAAAATCCGAAATGCTTGGCAAATTGAAAGACCAAAGCGAGAGCTACTTGGCGTGAGCCCCAGACGAGTTGCAATGATTATAAAAAAAGAATTGAAACGACAATCAGCAAGTTAA